From a region of the Halorubrum sp. BV1 genome:
- the pepF gene encoding oligoendopeptidase F — MSSVPERSEIDESYKWDLDGIYADDETWETAYEDVADRIDDLREYEGRATADAETLLELLELREDVFRDLQQVVTYARLRSAEDTRDQEYQAMSAKASSLSSEASSALSYLEPELQSLNSADVDAFFEAEPALADYEHYLDDVLRMKPHTRSAEVEEVIADLSEVTSAPSEIYSMLTNADMSYGVVEDPDGEEVEITQANFTKLQTNPDREFRRRVHETFYDEWEGVRNTVGTSLEKAVREHVTSAEIRDYDSARAAALDGSNVPVAVYDTLVDTVDDNLDVLHRHAELKAAALGVDTLESHDFYMSLTGDQGPDIEYEQAREWVIEAVAPLGDAYQERMAEGLDSRWVDVYENQGKRSGAFSSGTYDTQPYIMMNYQDDIASMYTLAHELGHSMHSELAGDAQPWHDAGYDIFVAEIASTVNETLLTHHLLETVEDDELRTHVLDEYLERFRSTLFRQTMFAAFEQRIHERVEAGEALTPDAFDEIYADLKGDYYAPGELTGGIEREWERIPHFYYNFYVYQYATGISAAAAIVERVLEAGEPAAADYREMLAAGGSDYPLAVVERAGIDMASSDPIESAVGIYDEYLDEVAALLNLE; from the coding sequence ATGAGTTCGGTTCCCGAGCGGTCCGAGATCGACGAGTCGTACAAGTGGGACCTCGACGGCATCTACGCCGACGACGAGACGTGGGAAACGGCCTACGAGGACGTCGCGGACCGCATCGACGACCTCCGGGAATACGAGGGCCGGGCCACGGCGGACGCCGAAACGCTCCTCGAGCTGCTCGAACTCCGCGAGGACGTGTTCCGCGACCTCCAGCAGGTCGTGACGTACGCTCGGCTCCGAAGCGCCGAGGACACCCGCGACCAGGAGTACCAGGCGATGTCCGCGAAGGCCTCCTCGCTCAGCTCCGAGGCGTCGAGCGCGCTCTCGTATCTCGAACCCGAACTGCAGTCGCTCAACTCAGCGGACGTCGACGCGTTCTTCGAGGCCGAGCCCGCGCTCGCCGATTACGAGCACTACCTTGATGACGTGTTGCGGATGAAACCGCACACGCGCTCGGCGGAGGTCGAAGAGGTCATCGCCGACTTATCGGAGGTCACGAGCGCGCCGAGCGAGATCTACTCGATGCTGACGAACGCCGACATGAGCTACGGCGTCGTCGAGGATCCCGACGGCGAGGAGGTGGAGATCACGCAGGCGAACTTCACCAAGCTTCAGACGAACCCGGATCGGGAGTTCCGGCGACGGGTCCACGAGACGTTCTACGACGAGTGGGAAGGGGTCCGGAACACGGTCGGAACCTCGCTCGAAAAAGCGGTCCGAGAGCATGTGACGAGCGCCGAGATCCGCGACTACGACTCCGCCCGCGCCGCCGCGCTCGACGGCTCCAACGTCCCCGTCGCGGTGTACGACACGCTCGTCGACACCGTCGACGACAACCTCGACGTGCTCCACCGGCACGCCGAGTTGAAGGCCGCGGCGCTCGGCGTTGACACGCTAGAGAGCCACGACTTCTACATGTCGCTGACGGGGGATCAGGGTCCTGACATCGAGTACGAACAGGCCCGCGAGTGGGTGATCGAGGCCGTCGCGCCGCTCGGAGACGCGTACCAAGAGCGGATGGCTGAGGGGCTCGACTCGCGGTGGGTCGACGTGTACGAGAATCAGGGGAAACGCTCTGGCGCGTTCTCTTCGGGCACGTACGACACCCAGCCGTACATCATGATGAACTACCAGGACGACATCGCTTCGATGTACACGTTGGCACACGAACTCGGCCACTCGATGCACTCCGAACTGGCCGGCGACGCCCAGCCGTGGCACGACGCGGGCTACGACATCTTCGTCGCCGAGATCGCCTCCACGGTCAACGAGACGCTTCTCACTCATCACCTGCTGGAGACCGTCGAGGACGACGAACTGCGCACGCACGTCCTCGACGAGTATTTAGAGCGGTTCCGATCGACCCTGTTCCGGCAGACGATGTTCGCGGCCTTCGAACAGCGGATCCACGAACGCGTGGAGGCTGGCGAGGCGCTCACGCCCGACGCCTTTGATGAGATCTACGCCGACCTGAAGGGCGACTACTACGCGCCGGGCGAGCTGACGGGCGGCATCGAACGCGAGTGGGAGCGGATTCCGCACTTCTACTATAATTTCTACGTCTACCAGTACGCCACCGGCATCTCCGCCGCGGCAGCCATCGTCGAGCGTGTGCTGGAGGCGGGCGAGCCCGCCGCCGCGGACTACCGCGAGATGCTCGCCGCCGGCGGCTCGGATTACCCCCTCGCGGTCGTCGAGCGCGCCGGCATCGACATGGCCTCGTCGGATCCGATCGAGTCGGCCGTCGGGATCTACGACGAGTATCTCGACGAGGTCGCGGCGCTTCTGAACCTAGAGTAG
- the pheT gene encoding phenylalanine--tRNA ligase subunit beta: MPVVDIDTDELRGLTGRTDTTDEEFKTDLFGLGLEFEGETDDGLLQFEFAPDRLDRLSVEGVARSLRYHYGDDRGVYVPETNDPEWTIEVDESVPDERPYVTGAIVRGVDLDESGLDSLIQLQEKLHATMGRGRAKGAIGIHDLAMVKGAALQEGAEPSITYRGVDPDGVSFVPLDSNDELTPNEVLGEHDTGQTYADLVADLDRYPAIYDELGLFSFPPVINGKRTEVTTGSRELLVELTGTDQWTIDKMCAIICYALSARGATIEEIEVEYADGATQPDEYGSRLIRPDLDTTEKSVTHDRIETLLGVDFEPEEIVDCFERAGLDASYTLGESVSYEVTIPPYRVDVLHPLDLVDDVGRAYGFDELEPRYPDVGTVGGRHERSRLEDAVRSSLVGLGFEDLLNFHMTSGAENYDRMNVEPGTGGAAVAEGDESTAGAGVFGGGDPVEITEPYSEEYTQLRTWALPSLVMLLERNTHNAYPQDVAEVGFVAERDDSQNSNVAEARHVAGAVARRDASYEAAKGRLQAVCDDFDVELETPRTEHPTFIDGRAADVVIDGDAVGVIGEVHPAVLVEHDLEVPVAAFEFDLDALR; encoded by the coding sequence ATGCCCGTCGTCGACATCGACACCGACGAGCTTCGGGGACTGACTGGGCGGACCGACACCACGGACGAGGAGTTCAAGACGGACCTGTTCGGGCTCGGCTTGGAGTTCGAAGGCGAGACCGACGACGGCCTCCTCCAGTTCGAGTTCGCGCCCGACCGGCTCGACAGACTCTCTGTCGAGGGGGTCGCTCGCTCGCTGCGATACCACTACGGCGACGACCGCGGCGTGTACGTCCCCGAGACGAACGATCCCGAGTGGACGATCGAGGTCGACGAATCCGTCCCCGACGAACGGCCGTACGTCACCGGCGCGATCGTCCGCGGCGTTGACCTCGACGAGAGCGGACTCGACTCGCTGATCCAACTGCAGGAGAAACTCCACGCGACGATGGGGCGCGGCCGCGCGAAGGGGGCGATCGGGATTCACGACCTCGCGATGGTGAAGGGCGCGGCGCTCCAGGAGGGCGCGGAGCCGTCGATCACGTACCGTGGCGTCGACCCCGACGGCGTCTCGTTCGTCCCGCTCGACTCGAACGACGAACTGACGCCGAACGAGGTGCTCGGCGAACACGACACGGGACAGACGTACGCCGACCTCGTCGCCGACCTCGATCGGTACCCCGCGATCTACGACGAGCTCGGACTCTTCTCGTTCCCGCCGGTGATCAACGGCAAGCGGACCGAGGTGACGACCGGCTCGCGCGAGCTACTCGTCGAGCTGACGGGAACGGACCAGTGGACGATCGACAAGATGTGTGCGATCATCTGCTACGCGCTCTCCGCCCGCGGCGCGACGATCGAAGAGATCGAGGTCGAGTACGCCGACGGCGCGACCCAGCCGGACGAGTACGGTTCCCGGCTGATCCGCCCGGACCTCGACACGACCGAGAAGTCCGTCACCCACGATCGGATCGAGACACTGCTCGGTGTCGACTTCGAACCCGAGGAGATCGTCGACTGCTTCGAGCGCGCCGGCCTCGACGCGAGCTACACGCTCGGCGAGTCGGTGTCCTACGAGGTGACGATTCCGCCGTACCGCGTCGACGTGCTCCACCCGCTCGATCTGGTCGACGACGTGGGGCGCGCGTACGGGTTCGACGAGCTGGAGCCGCGCTATCCCGACGTGGGGACCGTCGGCGGCCGCCACGAGCGCTCGCGGCTGGAGGATGCGGTCAGGTCGAGCCTCGTCGGCCTCGGCTTCGAGGACCTACTGAACTTCCACATGACGAGCGGGGCCGAGAACTACGACCGAATGAACGTCGAGCCGGGAACCGGCGGCGCTGCGGTCGCCGAGGGCGACGAGTCGACCGCGGGAGCCGGCGTCTTCGGCGGCGGCGACCCCGTGGAGATCACGGAGCCGTACAGCGAGGAGTACACCCAACTCCGGACGTGGGCGCTCCCGTCGCTCGTGATGCTTCTAGAGCGGAACACACACAACGCCTACCCGCAGGACGTCGCGGAGGTCGGATTCGTCGCCGAGCGTGACGACTCACAGAACTCGAACGTGGCAGAGGCCCGCCACGTCGCCGGCGCGGTCGCCCGACGCGACGCCTCCTACGAGGCGGCAAAGGGGCGGCTGCAGGCGGTGTGTGACGACTTCGACGTCGAACTGGAGACGCCCCGAACCGAGCATCCCACGTTCATCGACGGACGGGCGGCCGACGTGGTGATCGACGGCGACGCGGTCGGGGTGATCGGCGAGGTGCACCCCGCCGTGCTCGTCGAACACGACCTGGAAGTGCCCGTCGCGGCCTTCGAGTTCGATCTGGACGCGCTTCGGTAG
- a CDS encoding chromosome partitioning protein ParA, translating into MILAVAGGKGGVGKTTLAYNVAAALDAVVVDTDLGMADLPRGRGPDLHDVLAGRADPIETLRSGPVEIVPCGRTLAGARACDLTRLESAIERLEREHGTVVLDCPAGRRSDAGVPLAVADASVLVASPRAFALADAVRTRELARELDSGLVGCVVNRVVEEPPTETIADALGAPVAVVPADPRVGRSVEDERPVIDAAPESDAAVAIRDVTRRVPR; encoded by the coding sequence GTGATCCTCGCTGTCGCCGGCGGGAAGGGCGGCGTCGGGAAGACGACGCTCGCGTACAACGTCGCCGCCGCGCTCGACGCCGTCGTCGTCGACACCGACCTCGGGATGGCCGATCTCCCGCGCGGACGGGGACCGGATCTGCATGACGTGCTCGCCGGGCGCGCTGACCCGATCGAAACGCTGCGGTCGGGACCGGTCGAGATCGTTCCCTGTGGCCGGACGCTCGCCGGTGCGCGGGCCTGCGATCTGACGCGGCTCGAATCCGCGATCGAACGGCTCGAACGCGAGCACGGCACCGTCGTCCTCGACTGTCCCGCGGGACGCCGATCGGACGCCGGCGTTCCGCTGGCGGTCGCGGACGCCTCGGTCCTCGTCGCGTCGCCGCGGGCGTTCGCACTGGCGGACGCGGTCCGGACGCGCGAACTCGCGCGCGAACTCGACTCCGGGCTCGTCGGGTGCGTGGTCAACCGCGTCGTCGAGGAGCCGCCGACGGAGACGATAGCCGACGCCCTCGGTGCGCCCGTCGCCGTTGTTCCGGCTGACCCGCGCGTCGGCCGGTCGGTCGAAGACGAACGTCCCGTGATCGACGCCGCACCCGAAAGCGACGCGGCGGTCGCGATCCGGGACGTCACCCGTCGGGTGCCGCGGTAA
- the rimI gene encoding ribosomal protein S18-alanine N-acetyltransferase → MIPADAVVRQVERADLLAVVRIERTCFSDPWPYDAFERLIDEPAFLVADRDGEVVGYVVADVTPNHGRDIGHVKDLAVRPDARGAGIGRTLLRSALARVHAAGAAVVRLEVRESNEVARSLYVDEGFEPIRRVQGYYRDGEDALVLVVDLAEWAAGG, encoded by the coding sequence GTGATCCCCGCCGACGCCGTGGTCAGACAGGTCGAGCGCGCGGACCTGCTGGCCGTGGTGCGGATCGAGCGGACGTGTTTCTCCGATCCGTGGCCGTACGACGCCTTCGAACGGCTGATCGACGAGCCCGCGTTTCTCGTCGCCGACCGCGACGGCGAGGTGGTGGGATACGTCGTCGCGGACGTCACCCCGAACCACGGCCGCGACATCGGCCATGTGAAAGACCTCGCGGTCCGCCCGGACGCGCGGGGCGCGGGGATCGGCCGGACGCTCCTCCGATCGGCGCTCGCCCGCGTGCACGCCGCAGGCGCGGCCGTCGTCCGGCTGGAGGTGCGCGAGAGCAACGAGGTCGCTCGCTCGCTGTACGTGGACGAGGGGTTCGAGCCGATACGGCGCGTGCAGGGGTACTACCGCGACGGCGAAGACGCCCTCGTCCTCGTCGTCGATCTCGCCGAGTGGGCGGCCGGCGGCTGA
- a CDS encoding DUF2237 family protein yields MTDRNVLGEELATCSADPTTGFERDGCCGTHPDDRGRHELCAVMTAEFLEFSRERGNDLVTPRPEFSFPGLEPGDRWCLCLGRWTEALAATRDQRLPETTVPPVVLDATNEAVLDAVELETLEAHAYDG; encoded by the coding sequence ATGACCGACCGGAACGTCCTCGGGGAGGAGCTAGCGACCTGCAGCGCCGACCCGACGACGGGATTCGAACGCGACGGTTGCTGTGGAACCCACCCCGACGACCGGGGGCGACACGAACTGTGTGCGGTGATGACCGCGGAGTTCCTAGAGTTCAGCAGAGAGCGGGGGAACGACCTCGTGACGCCGCGGCCGGAGTTTTCGTTCCCCGGACTCGAACCGGGCGACCGCTGGTGTCTCTGTCTCGGGCGATGGACCGAGGCGCTCGCGGCCACGCGGGACCAGCGGCTCCCGGAGACGACCGTCCCGCCCGTCGTCCTCGACGCGACGAACGAGGCCGTGCTGGACGCCGTGGAGTTGGAGACGCTGGAGGCCCACGCGTACGACGGGTGA
- a CDS encoding phenylalanine--tRNA ligase subunit alpha, which produces MRLPERQLAVLEAASATDERTVAEIAAETGLKPETVTGAAFGLRDEGLLTVTEDETETLALTDEGREYVDDGLPEVRLYRAGIALDADEKPVSMGRVIGEAGLDGPAVDIALSNFARKGFGRIDSGELTVDADADPDADTEAAALSALAAGETPEVDEAVIDRLDSRGLVSVEESTTRSVGLTDAGVDALMGGVEATETVAEVTPELLASGEWRDVEFTEYNVEAEAETTRGGRTHVLRRTADRVKDVLVGMGFQEMEGPHADSDFWINDCLFMPQDHPARTHWDRFALDVDPMDEIPEELIDRVERAHRDGWGEDGDGYHSPWSEAFAREVALRGHTTSLSMRYLSGIAGGELEPPQRYFSVEKVYRNDTLDPTHLLEFFQIEGWVMAEDLSVRDLMGTFEEFYRQFGITDIRFKPHYNPYTEPSFELFGEHPETGEEIEIGNSGVFREEVTGPLGVDCDVMAWGLALERLAMLTTGAEDIRDLHGTLADIDFLRNAEVSY; this is translated from the coding sequence ATGCGACTCCCGGAACGACAGCTCGCGGTCCTCGAAGCCGCGAGCGCGACGGACGAACGAACCGTAGCCGAAATCGCCGCCGAAACGGGTCTGAAGCCGGAGACGGTCACCGGCGCGGCCTTCGGCCTTCGCGATGAGGGACTGCTGACGGTGACCGAAGACGAGACCGAGACGCTTGCTCTCACCGACGAAGGGCGAGAGTACGTCGACGACGGGCTCCCGGAGGTTCGGCTCTACCGAGCGGGGATTGCGCTCGACGCCGACGAGAAGCCGGTCTCGATGGGACGGGTCATCGGCGAGGCCGGTCTCGACGGTCCCGCGGTCGACATCGCGCTCTCGAACTTCGCGCGGAAGGGGTTCGGGCGGATCGACTCGGGAGAGCTGACCGTCGACGCGGACGCCGACCCCGACGCCGACACCGAAGCCGCCGCGCTCTCCGCGCTCGCGGCCGGTGAGACCCCCGAGGTCGATGAGGCGGTGATCGACCGGCTCGACTCCCGCGGGCTCGTCTCTGTCGAGGAGTCGACGACTCGGTCGGTCGGGCTCACCGACGCCGGCGTCGACGCGCTGATGGGCGGCGTCGAAGCGACGGAGACGGTCGCAGAGGTCACTCCGGAGCTGCTCGCGAGCGGTGAGTGGCGAGACGTGGAGTTCACTGAGTACAACGTCGAGGCCGAAGCGGAGACGACCCGCGGCGGACGCACGCACGTCCTCCGCCGGACCGCCGACCGCGTGAAGGACGTCTTGGTCGGGATGGGCTTTCAGGAGATGGAGGGGCCACACGCCGACAGCGACTTCTGGATCAACGACTGTCTGTTCATGCCGCAGGACCACCCGGCGCGGACACACTGGGACCGGTTCGCGCTCGACGTGGATCCGATGGACGAGATTCCGGAGGAGCTGATCGATCGAGTAGAGCGGGCGCACCGCGACGGCTGGGGCGAGGACGGCGACGGCTACCACTCGCCGTGGTCCGAGGCGTTCGCCCGCGAGGTCGCCCTTCGCGGTCACACCACCTCGCTGTCGATGCGGTACCTCTCCGGGATCGCGGGCGGGGAACTGGAGCCGCCCCAGCGCTACTTCTCCGTCGAGAAGGTGTACCGCAACGACACGCTCGATCCGACGCACTTACTGGAGTTCTTCCAGATCGAGGGGTGGGTCATGGCGGAGGACCTCTCAGTCCGCGATCTGATGGGCACCTTCGAGGAGTTCTATCGGCAGTTCGGTATCACAGACATCCGTTTTAAGCCGCATTACAACCCCTACACCGAGCCCTCCTTCGAGCTGTTCGGCGAACATCCCGAGACGGGCGAAGAGATCGAGATCGGCAACTCAGGGGTGTTCCGCGAAGAGGTCACCGGACCGCTCGGCGTCGACTGCGACGTGATGGCGTGGGGGCTCGCCTTAGAGCGGCTCGCCATGCTCACCACGGGCGCGGAGGACATCCGCGACCTCCACGGGACCTTGGCCGACATCGACTTCCTGCGGAACGCGGAGGTGAGCTACTGA
- a CDS encoding M48 family metalloprotease, whose amino-acid sequence MLTVAFVSGTAVVAFLAVEVGPLVAADRFRDLRDPTDAERGRLASLRREAGLDIDRVAIERGSESVDVAVRGPPRRRVLFVAEGLLDASNEDLAIGLLAAEAGRVETRYTEFRAVAVASVLAVLAAIVIAAVPFDAGFASLVAIGLTAFWVGRRVQYAADARAADAVGGDRVADAFERAAAMRGVEPETGDWSTWFAVQPPLGDRIERLREDAS is encoded by the coding sequence ATGCTCACTGTCGCGTTTGTCTCCGGCACCGCCGTCGTCGCGTTTCTCGCGGTCGAGGTCGGGCCGCTCGTCGCCGCCGATCGCTTCCGCGACCTGCGCGACCCGACCGACGCGGAGCGAGGTCGCCTCGCGTCCCTCCGCCGGGAGGCCGGTCTCGACATCGACCGCGTGGCGATAGAGCGCGGCTCGGAATCAGTCGACGTGGCGGTGCGCGGGCCGCCGCGTCGCCGGGTGCTGTTCGTCGCGGAGGGCCTGCTGGACGCGTCGAACGAAGACCTCGCGATCGGTCTCCTCGCCGCGGAGGCCGGTCGTGTCGAGACGCGGTACACGGAGTTCCGGGCCGTCGCGGTCGCGTCGGTGCTCGCCGTGCTGGCCGCCATCGTCATCGCGGCGGTCCCGTTCGACGCCGGGTTTGCGTCGCTCGTCGCGATCGGACTCACCGCGTTCTGGGTGGGCCGCCGGGTGCAGTACGCGGCCGACGCCCGCGCGGCCGACGCGGTCGGGGGAGACCGCGTCGCTGACGCGTTCGAGCGCGCCGCCGCGATGCGGGGTGTCGAGCCGGAGACCGGCGACTGGTCGACGTGGTTCGCGGTCCAGCCGCCGCTCGGAGACCGGATCGAGCGACTTCGGGAGGACGCGTCGTGA
- a CDS encoding aminopeptidase, with product MDERVREHAEVLVDWSARIEAGDDVVVSVAEDAHDLGVAVVEALGERGANVTTLYGSDELSRAYLKGSEARAADGDAGDGNTAVEADDFDSDPVVDRAIFEAADAYLRLGGGRNTTATADVDRETRQAYAKSRQAVREARMDTDWVSTVHPTRSLAQQAGMAYEEYQEFVYDAVLRDWEALADEMARMKAILDSGEAVRIVTEREDAPDTDVRMSIAGRTAVNSAASVAYDSHNLPSGEVFTAPYDTEGEAFFDVPMTIDATRVRNVHLVFEDGEVVEFAAETGEAALASVLDTDPGARRLGELGIGMNRGIDRFTDSILFDEKMGDTVHLAVGRAYDACLPDGESGTDSAVHVDMISDVSADSRLEVDGDVIQRNGRFRWEDGFED from the coding sequence ATGGACGAACGCGTACGCGAACACGCCGAAGTGCTCGTCGACTGGAGCGCGCGGATCGAAGCCGGCGACGACGTCGTCGTGAGCGTCGCCGAAGACGCCCACGACCTCGGCGTCGCCGTCGTCGAAGCGCTCGGCGAGCGAGGCGCGAACGTCACGACGCTGTACGGCTCCGACGAACTCTCGCGAGCGTACCTGAAGGGAAGCGAGGCGAGAGCCGCCGACGGCGACGCGGGAGATGGCAACACCGCAGTCGAGGCCGACGACTTCGATTCCGACCCCGTCGTCGACCGCGCCATCTTCGAGGCCGCCGACGCCTACCTCCGGCTCGGCGGCGGCCGAAACACCACCGCGACCGCGGACGTGGACCGCGAGACGCGACAGGCGTACGCCAAGTCACGACAGGCCGTTCGCGAGGCGCGCATGGACACCGACTGGGTGTCGACGGTCCATCCCACTCGCAGCCTCGCCCAACAGGCGGGGATGGCCTACGAGGAGTACCAAGAGTTCGTCTACGACGCTGTCCTCCGCGACTGGGAGGCGCTCGCCGACGAGATGGCGCGGATGAAGGCGATCCTCGATTCGGGCGAGGCGGTCCGGATCGTCACCGAGCGCGAGGACGCGCCCGACACCGACGTTCGGATGTCGATCGCGGGTCGGACCGCGGTCAACTCCGCCGCCTCCGTCGCGTACGACTCCCATAATCTCCCCTCCGGCGAGGTGTTCACCGCTCCCTACGACACGGAGGGCGAGGCCTTCTTCGACGTGCCGATGACGATCGACGCGACCCGCGTCCGGAACGTCCACCTCGTCTTCGAAGACGGCGAGGTCGTCGAATTCGCGGCCGAAACGGGGGAAGCGGCGCTCGCGAGCGTGCTCGACACCGACCCCGGTGCGCGTCGGCTCGGCGAGTTGGGGATCGGGATGAACCGCGGCATCGATCGGTTCACCGACTCGATCCTCTTCGACGAGAAGATGGGCGACACAGTCCACCTCGCCGTCGGCCGCGCGTACGACGCCTGCCTGCCGGACGGCGAGTCGGGCACCGACAGCGCCGTCCACGTCGACATGATAAGCGACGTGAGCGCGGATTCGAGACTCGAAGTCGACGGCGACGTGATCCAACGAAACGGTCGGTTCCGGTGGGAAGACGGGTTCGAAGACTGA
- a CDS encoding mechanosensitive ion channel family protein has protein sequence MTQLGATLDALLGSVATTEARLAVTAGILLVTAAVGWLLLPRIVRAGKRIVAGWIERFLDGRGEQSIETLREAVPLSFGLRILVGLLQLALFALAAVAILALWGRFSLVVAVLPVAENAVVVGTRAVLSVFLVGSAYIASDVLAEYVSDLSDDSDRITAHQEQLLTRIMQVGLLVIAGITILGIWGINLGGLLVGAGFLGIVLGMAARQTLGSLIAGFVLMFSRPFEIGDWVEIGDEEGFVTDITIMNTHMRNFDGEYVVVPNDLVSQQAITNRSREGRLRIHMEVGIGYDDDPDEASEIAEAVLAEIDTIANNPPPYVIPSGFGDSAILLDLRFWIDPPTPQARWRSKATAVKEIQRRFAEADISIPYPQRTVSFPPETAGGDATVERVEHPDDSDDRSADVTERGE, from the coding sequence GTGACGCAACTGGGTGCCACGCTCGACGCGCTGCTGGGAAGTGTCGCGACGACCGAAGCGCGTCTGGCCGTGACGGCCGGGATACTGCTTGTGACCGCGGCGGTCGGCTGGCTGCTCCTTCCGCGGATCGTCCGCGCCGGCAAACGCATCGTCGCCGGCTGGATAGAGCGGTTCCTCGACGGCCGCGGCGAGCAGTCGATCGAGACGCTGCGGGAGGCGGTGCCGCTGTCGTTCGGCCTCCGAATCCTCGTCGGCCTCCTGCAGCTTGCGCTTTTCGCGCTCGCCGCGGTCGCGATCCTCGCGCTGTGGGGTCGATTCTCGCTCGTCGTGGCCGTGCTGCCGGTCGCGGAGAACGCCGTCGTCGTGGGGACGCGAGCGGTTCTCTCGGTGTTCCTCGTCGGCAGTGCATACATCGCGAGCGACGTGTTGGCCGAGTACGTCTCGGACCTGTCCGACGACAGCGACCGCATCACCGCCCACCAAGAGCAGCTTCTCACCCGGATCATGCAGGTCGGGCTGCTCGTGATAGCCGGGATCACCATCCTCGGGATCTGGGGGATCAACCTCGGCGGGCTCCTCGTCGGCGCGGGATTCTTAGGGATCGTGCTCGGGATGGCAGCGCGACAGACTCTCGGATCGCTCATCGCGGGCTTCGTGTTGATGTTCTCGCGGCCGTTCGAGATCGGCGACTGGGTCGAGATCGGCGACGAAGAGGGGTTCGTCACCGACATCACGATCATGAACACGCACATGCGCAACTTCGACGGCGAGTACGTCGTGGTGCCGAACGACCTCGTCAGCCAGCAGGCGATCACAAATCGGAGCCGCGAGGGCCGGCTCCGGATCCACATGGAGGTGGGGATCGGCTACGACGACGACCCCGACGAGGCGAGCGAGATCGCGGAGGCGGTGTTAGCGGAGATCGACACGATCGCAAACAATCCGCCCCCGTACGTGATCCCATCCGGCTTTGGCGACTCCGCGATCTTACTCGATCTCCGCTTTTGGATCGACCCGCCGACGCCGCAGGCCCGGTGGCGGTCGAAGGCGACCGCGGTCAAGGAGATCCAGCGCCGCTTCGCCGAGGCCGACATCTCCATCCCGTACCCGCAGCGGACGGTGTCGTTCCCCCCCGAGACCGCGGGCGGCGACGCGACCGTCGAGCGCGTCGAGCATCCCGACGACTCGGACGACCGGTCCGCAGACGTGACCGAACGCGGGGAGTAG